From a single Pseudomonas triticicola genomic region:
- a CDS encoding DUF2790 domain-containing protein — MNNKSVFAACLFAALNICTLSAHAEADVSRQTYTYGTHLDIQKVLSMTEDTSVTCGITEARMTYLDSAGKTRELDYSKFADGCNNQN, encoded by the coding sequence ATGAACAACAAATCCGTATTCGCCGCCTGCCTGTTCGCCGCTCTGAACATCTGCACCCTGTCGGCCCACGCCGAAGCTGACGTCAGCCGGCAAACCTACACCTACGGCACCCATCTGGATATCCAGAAAGTGCTGTCGATGACCGAAGACACCTCGGTGACCTGCGGCATCACCGAGGCACGCATGACCTACCTCGATTCCGCCGGCAAAACCCGCGAGCTGGATTACAGCAAATTCGCTGACGGCTGCAACAACCAGAACTGA
- a CDS encoding cytochrome c biogenesis protein DipZ, translated as MYLIAFLGGLLTVLSPCILPVVPFLFAGANRTRSSIFLTLAGMALTFALISSLAVVSSEWVIQASNTGRHVALLVMALFALSLISARVGDWLTRPFVALGNRLDQDTRKRAGPMGSIMLGVATGLLWAPCAGPILGVILTGAMLQGANAQTSLLLLAYGVGSALSLGTLIFAGRGLVNRLKPSIPFSGWLRRGAGVAVLATVAVISTGADKTLLANTSSEGVASVEKNVLENVPKVVDYFVSKVRADSMMDEARGAMPSLSGAVQWLNSPELSAESLRGKVVLMDFWTYDCINCQHTLPYVKDWAKKYEKDGLVVIGVHTPEYGYERIINNVKDQVKKLGITYPVAIDNDYAIWRNFDNQYWPAHYLIDAKGQMRYSHFGEGRYAEQEQMIKQLLEEAKAPAA; from the coding sequence ATGTACCTCATTGCATTTCTCGGCGGTCTGCTGACCGTTCTCAGTCCGTGCATCCTGCCGGTGGTGCCGTTTCTGTTCGCTGGCGCCAACCGTACCCGTTCCTCGATCTTCCTGACTCTCGCCGGCATGGCGCTGACCTTTGCGCTGATCTCCAGCCTTGCCGTGGTCAGCAGCGAGTGGGTGATCCAGGCCAGCAACACCGGCCGCCACGTTGCCTTGCTGGTCATGGCGCTGTTCGCCCTGTCGCTGATCTCGGCCCGCGTCGGTGACTGGCTGACCAGGCCGTTTGTCGCGCTCGGCAATCGTCTCGATCAGGACACGCGTAAACGTGCCGGACCGATGGGCTCGATCATGCTCGGCGTCGCCACCGGCCTGTTGTGGGCGCCCTGTGCCGGGCCGATCCTTGGGGTGATTCTCACCGGCGCGATGTTGCAAGGCGCCAACGCGCAGACCAGCCTGTTGCTGCTGGCTTACGGCGTCGGCAGTGCCTTGTCGCTGGGCACGTTGATTTTTGCCGGTCGCGGCCTGGTCAATCGACTGAAACCGTCGATCCCGTTCAGCGGCTGGTTGCGTCGCGGTGCCGGGGTTGCGGTGCTTGCTACAGTTGCGGTGATTTCGACGGGCGCCGACAAGACCCTGCTCGCCAATACCTCTTCCGAGGGCGTGGCCAGCGTCGAGAAAAACGTCCTGGAAAACGTGCCGAAAGTGGTCGACTACTTCGTCAGCAAGGTCCGCGCCGATTCGATGATGGACGAGGCCCGGGGCGCGATGCCGTCGCTGTCGGGCGCTGTGCAGTGGCTCAATTCACCAGAGCTCAGTGCCGAATCCCTGCGCGGCAAAGTCGTGCTGATGGACTTCTGGACTTACGACTGCATCAACTGCCAGCACACCCTGCCGTACGTCAAAGACTGGGCGAAGAAATACGAGAAGGACGGCCTGGTAGTGATCGGCGTGCACACCCCCGAATATGGCTACGAACGCATCATCAACAACGTCAAGGACCAGGTGAAAAAACTCGGCATCACCTACCCGGTCGCCATCGACAACGACTACGCGATCTGGCGCAACTTCGACAATCAATACTGGCCGGCGCATTACCTGATCGACGCCAAGGGCCAGATGCGTTACAGCCACTTTGGTGAAGGTCGTTATGCCGAGCAGGAGCAGATGATCAAGCAGTTGCTGGAGGAGGCCAAGGCACCGGCTGCCTGA
- the pcsA gene encoding phosphatidylcholine synthase, translating into MISTVHIARLKAWGAHGFTATGVVTAFLATLALLENQPIHCLMWLGVALIVDGLDGALARKVNVQSVLPSFDGSILDLVIDYLTYVFIPALFIYRYIPLPDYTLLLTVSVILVSSLFCFCNVNMKSKDNYFVGFPAAWNVVALCLYIIGPGPWITFLTVIALALLTVTRMKFLHPFRVRRFMPINIAVTAIWLLCSLSLVLNHPVINPLVMGLWLLMSAYFLGICIWRTALEWFDRGHLK; encoded by the coding sequence GTGATATCCACCGTACACATCGCCAGGCTCAAAGCATGGGGCGCCCATGGTTTTACCGCGACTGGCGTGGTCACCGCCTTCCTCGCCACCCTCGCGCTGCTGGAAAACCAGCCGATCCATTGCCTGATGTGGCTGGGCGTGGCGCTGATCGTCGATGGCCTCGATGGCGCACTGGCGCGCAAGGTCAATGTGCAATCGGTGCTGCCGAGTTTCGACGGTTCGATCCTTGATCTGGTCATCGATTACCTGACGTATGTATTCATCCCGGCACTGTTTATCTACCGCTACATTCCCTTGCCTGATTACACCCTGCTGCTGACGGTGTCGGTGATTCTGGTGTCGTCGCTGTTCTGCTTCTGCAACGTCAACATGAAGAGCAAGGACAACTATTTTGTCGGCTTCCCGGCGGCCTGGAACGTGGTTGCGTTGTGTTTGTACATCATTGGTCCGGGGCCGTGGATTACCTTTCTCACCGTGATCGCGCTGGCCTTGCTGACGGTGACGCGGATGAAATTCCTGCACCCGTTTCGCGTGCGGCGTTTCATGCCGATCAATATCGCGGTGACGGCGATCTGGCTGTTGTGCAGCCTGTCGCTGGTACTCAATCACCCGGTGATCAACCCGCTGGTGATGGGTTTGTGGTTGCTGATGTCGGCTTATTTCCTGGGGATCTGCATCTGGCGCACGGCGCTGGAGTGGTTTGATCGCGGCCATTTGAAATAA
- a CDS encoding ATP-binding protein, with protein MKLKLQWPRTLASRLSLIFLIGLILAQGLSFGAQYYERYQSAKSTMLGNLETDVSTSMAILDRLPAAEREAWLPRLARRNYGYLLNEGEPGMPVTSAEKSVAIASITAAIGDTYPIVFTEVPGGPRQHFQGHLRLSDGSPVTIDIRPAMVPLSPWLPVVLLGQLALLILCTWLAVRIAIRPLTRLANAVETLDPNAHPIKLDEHGPTEVVHAARAFNAMQTRIAAYLKERMQLLAAISHDLQTPITRMKLRAEFMDDSVEKDKLSSDLGEIEHLVREGVAYARSVHGATEESRRTDLDSFLDSLVFDYQDMGKDVQLGGKSKAVIETRPQALRRVLVNLTDNALKFAGAAQLQVEAQGNSLSVKVLDRGPGIAEAELAQVLEPFYRVENSRNRDTGGTGLGLAIAQQLALALGGSLLLSNREGGGLCAELKLPLPR; from the coding sequence ATGAAACTCAAGCTGCAATGGCCGCGCACCCTCGCCTCGCGCCTGTCGCTGATCTTCCTGATCGGGCTGATTCTGGCGCAGGGCCTGTCGTTCGGCGCGCAGTACTACGAGCGCTACCAGAGCGCGAAAAGCACCATGCTCGGCAACCTCGAAACCGACGTCTCGACGTCGATGGCGATCCTCGATCGCCTGCCCGCCGCCGAACGCGAGGCCTGGCTGCCGCGTCTGGCCCGGCGCAATTACGGCTACCTGCTCAACGAGGGCGAACCGGGCATGCCGGTGACCTCGGCTGAAAAGTCCGTCGCGATCGCCTCGATTACGGCGGCCATCGGCGACACTTATCCAATCGTGTTTACCGAAGTTCCCGGCGGTCCGAGACAACATTTCCAGGGCCACCTGCGCCTGAGCGACGGTAGCCCGGTGACCATCGATATCCGTCCGGCGATGGTGCCGTTGTCGCCGTGGTTGCCGGTGGTGCTGCTCGGGCAACTGGCGTTGCTGATCCTCTGCACCTGGCTCGCCGTGCGCATCGCCATCCGTCCCCTCACCCGCCTCGCCAACGCCGTGGAAACCCTCGACCCCAACGCTCACCCGATCAAGCTCGACGAGCACGGGCCGACCGAAGTGGTCCACGCGGCACGGGCGTTCAACGCCATGCAGACCCGCATCGCCGCCTACCTGAAAGAACGCATGCAACTGCTCGCGGCGATTTCCCACGACCTGCAAACGCCGATCACCCGGATGAAACTGCGCGCAGAATTCATGGACGACTCGGTCGAGAAAGACAAACTGAGCAGCGATCTGGGCGAAATCGAACATCTGGTGCGCGAAGGCGTGGCCTACGCCCGCAGCGTTCACGGCGCCACCGAAGAAAGCCGGCGTACTGATCTCGACTCGTTCCTCGACAGCCTGGTCTTCGACTATCAGGACATGGGCAAGGACGTGCAACTCGGCGGCAAAAGCAAAGCGGTGATCGAAACCCGCCCGCAGGCCCTGCGCCGGGTCCTGGTGAACCTGACCGACAACGCCCTGAAATTCGCCGGCGCCGCGCAATTGCAGGTCGAAGCGCAGGGCAACAGCCTGTCGGTGAAAGTCCTCGATCGCGGCCCGGGCATCGCCGAGGCCGAACTGGCGCAGGTGCTGGAACCGTTCTACCGCGTGGAAAACTCGCGCAATCGCGACACCGGCGGCACCGGGCTCGGGCTGGCGATCGCCCAGCAATTGGCGTTGGCGCTGGGTGGCTCGCTGCTGTTGAGCAATCGTGAAGGTGGCGGGTTGTGCGCTGAACTGAAGTTGCCGCTGCCACGCTGA
- a CDS encoding murein L,D-transpeptidase catalytic domain family protein: MLTFLRRLLLSTATLVAVTSPVFAAGKPSPVLYNSLAHAAPELNPQALKGALNAMQCAVNNGAKPSRHLAIIDYSQPSTERRLWIFDLSKKKLVLRDLVAHGSNSGENFATQFSNREGSYQSSLGLFRTQESYEGTHGYSLRMDGLEPGFNDLARDRAIVIHAASYVNPLWSKRQGRIGRSQGCPAVRPQIAKQVIDRLKNGQFMFSWYPDQRWLQKSPYLNCQPQQVASILNTHAS, from the coding sequence ATGTTGACGTTTTTGCGCCGACTTCTGTTGAGCACCGCGACCCTTGTCGCCGTGACCAGCCCAGTATTTGCCGCCGGCAAGCCATCGCCGGTTCTCTACAACAGCCTCGCCCACGCCGCGCCGGAACTCAATCCCCAAGCGCTCAAAGGTGCATTGAACGCCATGCAATGCGCGGTCAACAACGGCGCGAAACCCTCGCGGCATCTGGCGATCATCGATTATTCGCAACCGTCCACCGAACGCCGCCTGTGGATCTTCGATCTGAGCAAAAAGAAACTGGTGCTGCGTGATCTGGTTGCCCACGGTTCAAACTCCGGGGAAAACTTCGCCACGCAGTTTTCCAATCGCGAAGGCAGTTATCAGTCCAGCCTCGGTCTGTTCCGCACTCAGGAAAGCTACGAAGGTACTCACGGCTATTCGCTGCGCATGGATGGTCTGGAACCCGGTTTCAATGATCTGGCCCGTGATCGCGCGATCGTGATTCATGCCGCCAGTTACGTGAACCCGCTGTGGAGCAAGCGTCAGGGGCGTATCGGCCGCAGTCAGGGTTGCCCCGCCGTGCGGCCGCAGATCGCCAAACAGGTGATCGATCGCCTGAAGAACGGCCAGTTCATGTTTTCCTGGTACCCGGATCAACGCTGGTTGCAGAA
- a CDS encoding response regulator translates to MEHVDHILIVDDDREIRELVGNYLKKNGLRTTVVADGRQMRSFLDANTVDLIVLDIMMPGDDGLQLCRELRVGKHKATPVLMLTARNDETDRIIGLEMGADDYLTKPFAARELLARINAVLRRTRMLPPNLVVTEAGRLLAFGRWQLDTSARHLLDSDGTMVALSGAEYRLLRVFLDHPQRVLSRDQLLNLTQGREADLFDRSIDLLVSRLRQRLLDDAREPAYIKTVRSEGYVFSLPVELLGASA, encoded by the coding sequence ATGGAACATGTCGATCACATTCTCATCGTCGACGACGACCGCGAGATCCGTGAACTGGTAGGCAACTACCTGAAGAAGAACGGCCTGCGCACGACGGTGGTCGCCGATGGCCGGCAGATGCGCAGCTTTCTTGATGCCAACACCGTCGACCTGATCGTGCTCGACATCATGATGCCCGGCGACGATGGCCTGCAGTTGTGCCGCGAATTACGCGTGGGCAAACACAAGGCGACGCCGGTGCTGATGCTCACCGCGCGCAACGATGAGACCGACCGCATCATCGGTCTGGAAATGGGCGCCGACGATTACCTGACCAAACCTTTCGCCGCCCGCGAACTGCTGGCGCGGATCAACGCCGTATTGCGCCGCACACGCATGTTGCCGCCGAATCTGGTGGTCACCGAAGCCGGACGCCTGCTGGCGTTCGGTCGTTGGCAGCTGGACACCTCGGCCCGCCACTTGCTCGACAGCGACGGCACCATGGTTGCCCTCAGCGGTGCCGAATACCGCCTGCTGCGGGTGTTCCTCGACCATCCGCAACGGGTGCTCAGCCGCGATCAACTGCTCAACCTGACCCAGGGCCGCGAGGCCGATCTGTTCGACCGCTCGATCGATCTGCTGGTCAGTCGCCTGCGTCAACGCCTGCTGGACGATGCTCGCGAGCCGGCCTATATCAAGACCGTGCGCAGTGAAGGTTATGTGTTTTCGCTGCCGGTCGAACTGCTCGGGGCGTCGGCATGA
- a CDS encoding class I SAM-dependent methyltransferase, whose amino-acid sequence MNEAKLNEFMGKLVNDMGGAAMLANVIVGEELGLYRAMADSQPISPEALAAKTTCNPRLVREWLSAHAASGYMEHLDGQFRLPEEQALALAVEDSPVYVAGGLGVVASFFHDKDKLVKAMRGNGALSWGDHHPCMFSGTERFFRPGYKGHLIAEWLPALDGVVAKLERGAKVADIGCGHGASTVIMAQAFPKSQFVGFDFHAPSVTVATQRAEEGGVGNRARFFEGTAKNYPGGDYDLICFFDCLHDMGDPVGAARHAYESLKDDGTVLLVEPFANDKLDDNLNAVGRLFYAASTFICTPNSLSQEVGLGLGAQAGELRLRKVFVEAGFKQFRRATQTPFNLILEARK is encoded by the coding sequence ATGAATGAGGCGAAGCTCAACGAATTCATGGGCAAACTGGTCAACGACATGGGCGGCGCGGCGATGCTGGCCAATGTCATCGTCGGCGAAGAACTCGGTCTGTACCGGGCAATGGCCGACAGCCAACCGATCAGCCCCGAAGCCCTCGCAGCCAAAACCACCTGCAATCCGCGCCTGGTACGCGAATGGCTCAGCGCCCATGCCGCATCGGGCTATATGGAACACCTTGACGGTCAATTTCGCTTGCCTGAAGAACAGGCACTGGCGCTGGCCGTGGAGGATTCGCCGGTGTATGTCGCTGGCGGTCTCGGCGTGGTGGCGTCGTTTTTCCATGACAAGGACAAACTGGTCAAGGCCATGCGCGGCAATGGCGCGCTGTCGTGGGGCGATCACCATCCGTGCATGTTCAGCGGCACCGAACGTTTCTTCCGCCCCGGCTACAAAGGTCACCTGATTGCCGAATGGCTACCGGCCCTGGACGGCGTGGTGGCGAAGCTGGAACGCGGTGCCAAGGTTGCCGACATCGGCTGCGGCCACGGCGCCTCGACGGTGATCATGGCTCAGGCGTTTCCGAAATCGCAGTTTGTCGGCTTCGACTTCCATGCGCCCTCCGTCACCGTTGCCACGCAACGGGCCGAAGAAGGTGGCGTGGGCAACCGCGCCAGATTCTTCGAGGGCACGGCGAAAAACTATCCCGGCGGCGACTACGACCTGATCTGCTTTTTCGATTGCCTGCACGACATGGGCGACCCGGTCGGCGCCGCTCGCCACGCTTATGAGTCGCTGAAAGACGACGGCACGGTGTTGCTGGTCGAACCGTTCGCCAATGACAAGCTGGATGACAATCTCAACGCGGTCGGGCGCCTGTTCTACGCCGCCTCGACGTTTATCTGCACACCCAATTCGCTGTCACAGGAAGTCGGTCTCGGGCTCGGTGCGCAGGCAGGCGAATTGCGCCTGCGCAAAGTCTTTGTCGAGGCCGGATTCAAGCAGTTCCGCCGCGCCACGCAGACACCGTTCAACCTGATTCTGGAGGCGCGCAAGTAA
- a CDS encoding class I SAM-dependent methyltransferase — translation MSTLIDLTALKERQKVAWASGDYAVIGTTLQIVGENLAEACDLRCDEQVLDVAAGNGNATLAAARRGCVVTSTDYVAALLERGQDRARAEHLEVIFQVADAEALPFPDESYDAVLSTFGVMFAPDQVSAANELGRVCRRGGRIGMANWTPEGFVGQMFKILGQHLPPPAVAQPPSNWGSDAWLHKHFDDRDFVVRVTRSHFNFRYRSAAHFIDIFRHWYGPVHKAFAVLSAEAGQALEDDLTELLNRSNRAGEASLVVPSEYLEVVITKR, via the coding sequence ATGAGTACCCTGATTGATCTCACTGCCCTGAAGGAACGTCAGAAAGTCGCTTGGGCCAGTGGCGACTACGCCGTGATCGGCACCACCTTGCAAATCGTTGGGGAAAACCTCGCCGAGGCCTGCGATCTGCGCTGTGATGAACAGGTGTTGGATGTCGCTGCCGGTAACGGCAACGCAACCCTGGCAGCGGCGCGGCGCGGTTGTGTGGTGACCTCCACCGATTACGTCGCGGCACTGCTGGAGCGTGGTCAGGATCGCGCCCGGGCCGAACATCTGGAGGTGATTTTTCAGGTGGCCGATGCCGAGGCTTTGCCTTTTCCCGATGAAAGCTACGACGCCGTGTTGTCGACGTTCGGCGTGATGTTCGCGCCTGACCAGGTCAGCGCCGCTAATGAGCTGGGGCGGGTCTGTCGGCGGGGTGGGCGGATCGGTATGGCGAACTGGACGCCGGAGGGCTTCGTCGGGCAGATGTTCAAGATTCTCGGCCAGCATCTGCCACCGCCAGCAGTGGCTCAGCCACCGTCGAACTGGGGCTCGGATGCGTGGCTGCACAAGCATTTCGATGACCGCGATTTTGTCGTACGCGTGACGCGCAGCCACTTCAATTTCCGCTACCGCTCGGCGGCGCATTTCATTGACATCTTTCGCCACTGGTACGGGCCGGTGCACAAGGCTTTTGCGGTGTTGTCGGCGGAGGCCGGACAGGCGCTGGAGGATGATCTGACGGAGTTGCTCAACCGATCGAATCGCGCCGGGGAGGCGTCGCTGGTGGTGCCGAGTGAGTATCTGGAGGTGGTGATTACCAAGCGCTAG
- a CDS encoding L,D-transpeptidase family protein: MFKKYACYLSICLLAAPFVACADEPLPPLETLPTPETQLPVEPRSPLQAVLISLAQSCPAIAPRLNGPALSQLQAFYEQQDWMPVWASESARLPALRAQLQLLADDGLNPNRYAVATTPPQDGELCADIDISRNYLQALQDLHYGRLLQSHFEPLWRVDGPPNDRQAQLLSIAVPGMNDIAAAFNLARPHLPQYQSLRQLYAAQRLQALPQWQPVGNGPLLRPAMEDSRVPELARRLYSEGYLPHALVTPDNAYDDVLVEAVKHFQASHSLQADGVVGPGTIAELNISPLTRRDQLRVNLERFRWMAQDMEPSGLVVNVAAAELTLYQGGQPVWQTRTQVGRAERQTPLLKSRVTRLTLNPTWTVPPTIWKEDKLPEIRKDQTFLSRQNLQVLDANGQPLAAADIDWDNPGNILLRQDAGPRNPLGQMVIRFPNPFSVYLHDTPSKALFEKGPRAFSSGCVRVEHPLQLRDLLLSPAEKARTETLLATGTTHEFRLSAPVPILMTYWTAQVDSSGQVRYAPDIYSHDSALLAGLDRAH, from the coding sequence TTGTTCAAAAAGTACGCATGCTACTTGAGCATTTGTTTGCTCGCTGCGCCGTTTGTCGCTTGCGCCGATGAGCCGCTGCCCCCGCTCGAAACCCTGCCGACGCCGGAAACGCAATTGCCGGTCGAGCCGCGCAGCCCGTTGCAGGCGGTTTTGATCAGCCTGGCGCAGTCGTGCCCGGCCATCGCTCCGCGTCTCAATGGCCCGGCGTTGAGCCAATTGCAGGCGTTTTATGAACAGCAGGACTGGATGCCGGTGTGGGCGAGTGAGTCGGCACGCTTGCCGGCATTGCGCGCGCAATTGCAGCTGTTGGCCGATGATGGGTTGAATCCGAATCGCTATGCGGTCGCGACGACACCGCCGCAGGATGGCGAGCTGTGCGCCGACATCGACATCAGCCGCAACTACCTGCAGGCCTTGCAGGATCTGCATTACGGCCGTCTGTTGCAATCGCATTTCGAACCGCTGTGGCGTGTCGACGGCCCGCCGAACGACCGTCAGGCGCAACTGCTCAGCATTGCCGTGCCGGGCATGAACGATATTGCTGCGGCGTTCAACCTGGCGCGCCCGCATCTGCCGCAATATCAAAGCCTGCGTCAGTTGTATGCCGCGCAACGCTTGCAAGCCTTGCCGCAATGGCAGCCGGTGGGCAACGGCCCGTTGCTGCGTCCGGCGATGGAAGACTCGCGCGTGCCGGAACTGGCCCGACGCTTGTACAGCGAAGGCTATCTGCCACACGCACTGGTGACGCCGGACAACGCCTACGATGACGTGCTGGTGGAGGCAGTGAAGCACTTTCAGGCCAGCCATTCGTTGCAGGCTGACGGCGTGGTCGGGCCGGGCACCATTGCCGAGCTGAACATCAGCCCGCTGACCCGTCGCGATCAATTGCGGGTCAATCTCGAACGCTTCCGCTGGATGGCCCAGGACATGGAGCCCAGTGGCCTGGTGGTCAACGTGGCCGCCGCTGAGCTGACGCTGTATCAGGGCGGTCAACCGGTGTGGCAGACCCGCACCCAGGTCGGCCGCGCCGAGCGCCAGACTCCACTGCTCAAATCCCGCGTCACCCGCCTGACGCTGAATCCGACCTGGACCGTACCGCCGACCATCTGGAAGGAAGACAAGCTGCCGGAAATCCGCAAGGATCAGACCTTCCTCAGCCGTCAGAACCTGCAAGTGCTCGATGCCAACGGTCAGCCTCTGGCGGCAGCGGACATCGACTGGGACAACCCCGGCAACATCCTCCTGCGTCAGGACGCCGGCCCGCGCAATCCGCTGGGGCAAATGGTCATCCGTTTCCCCAACCCGTTCTCGGTGTACCTGCACGACACGCCGAGCAAGGCGCTGTTTGAAAAAGGCCCACGGGCGTTCAGCTCCGGTTGTGTGCGCGTCGAGCACCCCCTGCAACTGCGCGATCTGCTGCTGTCTCCGGCGGAAAAAGCTCGGACCGAGACTTTGCTGGCAACCGGCACCACCCATGAATTTCGCCTGTCGGCGCCGGTGCCGATCCTGATGACCTACTGGACGGCGCAAGTCGACAGCAGCGGCCAGGTGCGTTATGCGCCGGACATCTACAGCCACGACAGCGCATTGCTGGCGGGCCTGGATCGGGCGCATTGA
- a CDS encoding NAD-dependent protein deacetylase — translation MLDSPIREHLDTLLQAMADDKFLILTGAGISTPSGIPDYRDSDGVRRGRQPMMYQEFLAAPESRRRYWARAMLGWPRVRKARPNAAHEALATLQQRGRISALITQNVDTLHDQAGSHDVIELHGSLHRVLCLDCGQRSERDAIQQLMETQNPYLSGVDAVQAPDGDTLLDPAFEARFQVPQCPHCAGERMKPDVVFFGENVAQPTAARALAAAENAAGLLVVGSSLMAYSAFRLCRVIAERGKPLMAINLGKTRADDLLDLKIEGSCEELLPWLVEGLRR, via the coding sequence ATGCTCGATAGCCCGATCCGCGAACATCTCGATACGCTGTTGCAGGCCATGGCCGACGATAAATTCCTGATATTGACCGGCGCCGGCATCAGCACGCCATCGGGCATTCCGGACTATCGCGACAGCGACGGCGTACGTCGCGGGCGGCAGCCGATGATGTATCAGGAGTTTCTCGCCGCCCCGGAATCACGCCGGCGCTACTGGGCGCGAGCGATGCTCGGCTGGCCGCGCGTGCGAAAGGCCAGACCGAATGCGGCGCATGAGGCGCTGGCGACGTTGCAGCAGCGTGGCCGGATCAGCGCTTTGATCACGCAGAACGTCGATACCTTGCACGATCAGGCCGGCAGCCACGATGTGATCGAACTGCACGGCAGCCTGCATCGAGTACTGTGCCTGGATTGCGGGCAGCGCAGCGAGCGCGATGCGATCCAGCAGCTGATGGAGACACAGAATCCCTACCTGAGTGGTGTTGATGCGGTGCAGGCGCCGGATGGCGATACCTTGCTCGACCCGGCATTTGAAGCGCGCTTTCAGGTACCGCAGTGCCCGCATTGCGCGGGTGAGCGGATGAAACCGGATGTGGTGTTCTTCGGCGAGAACGTGGCGCAACCGACAGCCGCACGGGCGCTGGCCGCCGCCGAGAATGCGGCGGGGTTGCTGGTGGTGGGATCGTCGTTGATGGCGTATTCGGCGTTTCGCTTGTGTCGGGTGATTGCCGAGCGTGGCAAGCCGTTGATGGCGATCAATCTGGGCAAGACCCGGGCGGATGATCTGCTCGATTTGAAGATTGAAGGCTCGTGTGAGGAGCTTTTGCCGTGGTTGGTGGAGGGGCTGAGGCGGTGA
- a CDS encoding tellurite resistance TerB family protein: protein MNTSDLLEQLLRGQASAGRQRGASAGDGVGGLLGGLLGGGSQTGADGAAASGGLGGLGGLLGGLLGGGGLGSALGGGSRSRTGGTNYAALASLGMMAYQAYQAWQRSQASKAPQQLPQTADLLAGPQIETHSHAVLRALIAAAKADGRIDQAEKHLISREIGKHTVDPQLQQWLNAEVAKPLEPREVAQSADGDPAVAAEMYLASVMLVDDQQDAERSYLDELAAALNIDPDLQVHLEQQAKGQA from the coding sequence ATGAACACCAGCGATTTGCTTGAACAACTGCTGCGAGGCCAGGCCTCGGCAGGACGACAACGCGGGGCTTCGGCCGGTGACGGTGTGGGCGGATTGCTCGGTGGCCTGTTGGGCGGCGGCAGTCAGACTGGAGCGGACGGCGCGGCTGCTTCGGGTGGCCTGGGCGGCCTGGGTGGTTTGCTCGGTGGCCTGCTCGGCGGTGGCGGCTTGGGAAGCGCCCTCGGTGGCGGCAGCCGAAGCCGTACCGGCGGGACCAATTACGCCGCACTCGCGTCGCTGGGCATGATGGCGTACCAGGCGTACCAGGCCTGGCAACGCAGCCAGGCCAGCAAGGCGCCACAACAACTGCCGCAAACCGCCGACCTGCTCGCCGGCCCGCAAATCGAAACCCATAGCCACGCGGTGCTGCGCGCCCTGATCGCCGCCGCCAAGGCTGACGGCCGCATTGATCAAGCGGAAAAACACCTCATCAGCAGGGAAATCGGCAAACACACCGTCGACCCACAGTTGCAACAATGGCTCAACGCCGAAGTCGCCAAACCGCTGGAGCCCCGCGAAGTGGCGCAATCCGCTGACGGCGATCCTGCCGTAGCCGCCGAAATGTACCTGGCCAGCGTCATGCTGGTGGACGACCAACAGGACGCCGAACGCAGCTATCTCGATGAGCTGGCCGCAGCCTTGAATATCGATCCCGACTTGCAGGTGCATCTGGAACAGCAGGCAAAAGGGCAAGCCTGA